In a single window of the Bufo bufo chromosome 5, aBufBuf1.1, whole genome shotgun sequence genome:
- the LOC121002503 gene encoding secreted RxLR effector protein 161-like, translating into MTKYAVHKLKLNLEIKELGNITLYLGIQIEREEDGSYLNQSQKMTEILERFHMQDAKEARTPMEPDYPKNNGAKNLLPNNDYYRRAIGKLLYIATVTRPDIAVAVGILCRKVATPCQCDWNAVKRVMQYLKGTNRMKLRLPASSSPKLIGYVDADWAGDTTDCKSTIFQYGQGTISWSSWKQVTVALSSTEVEFIAAAPYTL; encoded by the coding sequence ATGACCAAATATGCAGTTCACAAACTGAAACTAAATTTAGAAATTAAAGAGTTGGGGAACATTACTCTCTACCTAGGAATTCAAATAGAGCGGGAAGAGGATGGAAGCTATCTTAACCAAAGTCAGAAAATGACAGAAATATTAGAACGGTTTCACATGCAAGATGCAAAGGAAGCGAGAACACCAATGGAACCAGATTATCCGAAAAACAATGGAGCAAAAAACTTGTTACCTAACAATGATTATTACCGCAGGGCAATCGGAAAATTGCTATACATCGCCACTGTGACAAGACCAGACATCGCCGTAGCAGTGGGAATACTTTGCAGGAAAGTCGCAACACCGTGTCAATGCGACTGGAACGCAGTAAAGAGGGTAATGCAGTACCTAAAGGGAACAAATCGGATGAAGCTGCGACTTCCAGCATCATCAAGCCCAAAACTGATTGGATATGTGGACGCCGATTGGGCTGGAGACACCACTGACTGCAAATCTACAATCTTCCAGTATGGACAAGGAACAATAAGCTGGTCTAGTTGGAAACAAGTGACTGTTGCACTCTCTTCAACTGAAGTGGAATTCATAGCAGCTGCACCTTACACACTCTGA